A single Oncorhynchus nerka isolate Pitt River linkage group LG10, Oner_Uvic_2.0, whole genome shotgun sequence DNA region contains:
- the LOC115135291 gene encoding molybdenum cofactor sulfurase-like isoform X2 — protein sequence MPLQEATEKESLNFYQLCTFESFEEVWSHYGYKSDFKDVIEREFSRTKGITYLDHAGTTLYPESLVREFYQDISRNVYDAVIHSNLQEQLRLHALHKGTSTDSSPRHLRYSNQRPVNYWSYALYLCQTQMCNPHSHNPSSRLTHDTVEHVRYRILQHFNTTPDKYSVIFTSGCTAALKLVAESFPWRPPTATEPASQFCYLTDNHTSVVGIRGVTSALGVVSLPVSPEEIEARARDVAQSECSSCQTPHLFCYPAQSNFSGRKYSLGYVRGIQARKLYPACDSQGRWFVLLDAASFASCSPLDLQEHPADFVPFSFYKMFGFPTGLGALLVRNDTAALLRKAYFGGGTAAAYLAGENYYVPTPNMANRFEDGTISFLNVIALNHSFDTLHKLTGGMDKVQLHTFGLARYTYMLLSSLCHGNGQPVAQIYSDSEFENPSTQGAILNFNLTDCHGQIVGYSQVDKLASLFNIHVRTGCFCNTGACQLFLGTTNQDVKSNLQAGHVCGDDVDLVDGRPTGSVRVSFGYMSTFRDCQNFLNFIVDCFVEKPVEVDQVKLERLKSNTSSRGSSQCLVTVLTNGEPKHIDNRTHASTDPVVNECGGKAITKEEKSQGKAQYLTNIYIYPIKSCAAFEVTDWPVCPLGLLHDRGWMVVNGNGVCLNQKREPGLCLIHPQIFLPSNTLLLQASGMDTISVPLENHNEPHQSHGVCQSKLCGDRVQTVDCGDEAASWLSEFLGQPCRLIRQSPDFIRNMKKGHEKGVSSTALSLVNEAQYLMINHASVDLLQRHITSRQESSDHQPLDIHELVSRFRANLVISGLEPFEEDDWSHLIIGNTHFQVAGRCGRCQMIGVDQNTGAKTKEPLLSLSAYRKGKVSGGVLRLISKCANMFHGWCVEFSDRPYPMTRYLTYYWVDCICNGPCH from the exons ATGCCACTGCAAGAGGCCACGGAGAAGGAGTCGTTGAATTTTTATCAACTGTGCACGTTTGAGAGCTTCGAGGAAGTTTGGAGTCATTACGGTTATAAAAGTGACTTCAAAGACGTAATAGAACGGGAGTTCTCAAGGACTAAAG GCATTACATACCTGGACCATGCTGGAACAACGCTATACCCTGAGTCACTGGTGAGAGAATTCTATCAGGATATCTCCAGGAATGTATATG atgctgttATCCATAGCAACTTGCAGGAGCAATTACGGTTACATGCCTTGcacaagggcacatcgacagattctTCACCTCGCCATCTCAgatattcaaaccagcgacctgtCAATTACTGGTCCTACGCTCTTTACCTCTGCCAAACTCAGATGT GCAACCCTCACAGCCATAACCCCAGCAGTAGACTGACGCATGACACAGTAGAGCATGTCAGATACAG GATATTGCAGCATTTTAACACCACTCCTGACAAATACTCTGTGATTTTCACCTCTGGCTGTACGGCAGCTCTCAAATTAGTCGCTGAGAGCTTTCCCTGGAGGCCTCCCACTGCTAcggagccagccagtcagttctGCTATCTGACTGATAACCATACCTCGGTGGTCGGCATCAGAGGAGTTACTTCAGCACTGGGAGTGgtttctctacctgtctcccccGAGGAGATAGAGGCCAGAGCCAGAGATGTAGCCCAGAGTGAATGCAGCAGTTGCCAGACACCACACCTCTTCTGTTATCCAGCACAGAGCAATTTCTCTGGCAGAAAGTACTCCCTGGGTTACGTGAGGGGCATCCAGGCGAGGAAGCTCTACCCAGCGTGTGACAGCCAGGGCCGGTGGTTTGTCCTGCTGGATGCTGCCTCTTTTGCcagctgctctcctctggatTTGCAGGAGCACCCAGCGGACTTTGTTCCCTTCTCCTTCTATAAGATGTTTGGCTTCCCCACAGGTTTAGGGGCTCTTCTGGTCCGGAATGACACAGCTGCCCTCCTAAGAAAAGCATACTTTGGTGGGGGTACAGCAGCGGCCTACCTAGCGGGGGAGAACTATTACGTGCCAACGCCAAATATGGCTAACCG GTTTGAAGATGGCACCATCTCTTTCCTGAACGTCATTGCTCTAAATCATAGTTTTGACACTCTACACAAACTCACAG GAGGCATGGACAAGGTCCAGCTGCATACATTTGGTTTAGCACGCTATACTTACATGTTGCTGTCTAGCCTTTGCCATGGCAACGGACAACCAGTTGCTCAGATATACTCCGACAGCGAGTTTGAGAACCCGAGCACGCAGGGAGCCATCCTCAACTTCAACTTGACGGACTGTCACGGACAAATAGTTGGATACTCTCAG GTGGACAAGCTGGCTAGTCTTTTCAATATCCATGTGCGGACAGGTTGCTTCTGCAACACCGGTGCCTGTCAGCTCTTCCTTGGCACCACCAATCAAGACGTGAAGAGCAACCTACAG GCGGGTCATGTCTGTGGAGACGACGTAGACCTGGTTGATGGTCGTCCAACAGGATCTGTACGCGTATCCTTCGGCTACATGTCAACCTTCCGGGACTGCCAAAACTTCTTGAACTTCATCGTGGACTGCTTTGTGGAGAAACCAGTCGAAGTGGACCAAGTGAAACTAGAAAGACTGAAATCGAACACCTCTTCTCGAGGTTCCAGTCAGTGTCTGGTTACTGTGCTTACCAATGGGGAACCTAAACACATAGACAATAGGACGCATGCCTCTACAGATCCAGTTGTGAACGAATGTGGAGGCAAGGCCATCACCAAGGAAGAAAAGAGCCAAGGGAAGGCCCAGTATCTGACTAATATCTACATATATCCAATCAAATCCTGTGCAGCGTTTGAG GTGACTGACTGGCCAGTGTGCCCTCTGGGACTGCTCCATGACCGGGGCTGGATGGTGGTGAATGGTAATGGAGTGTGTCTGAACCAAAAGAGAGAACCAGGCTTATGCCTCATTCATCCGCAGATCTTCCTGCCCTCGAACACACTGCTCCTGCAGGCCTCAG GAATGGACACAATTTCTGTCCCTTTGGAAAACCACAATGAGCCACACCAGAGTCATGGTGTGTGTCAAAGCAAGTTGTGTGGTGACAG GGTGCAAACAGTAGATTGTGGCGATGAAGCTGCATCATGGCTCTCAGAGTTCCTTGGACAGCCTTGTCGTCTGATAAGGCAAAGTCCTGATTTCATTCGCAACATGAAAAAGGGCCATGAAAAAG GGGTCTCGTCCACTGCCCTCTCCTTGGTGAATGAAGCCCAGTACTTAATGATCAACCATGCCAGTGTTGATTTGCTTCAGAGACACATCACCAGCAG ACAGGAATCCTCTGACCATCAGCCTCTTGACATCCATGAGCTTGTTAGTCGGTTTCGTGCCAATTTAGTCATCTCTGGATTGGAGCCATTTGAGGAAGATGATTGGTCACACTTGATTATTGGAAACACCCATTTCCAG GTGGCAGGTCGGTGTGGCAGATGCCAGATGATTGGGGTTGATCAGAACACAggagccaagaccaaagagcctcttctgtctctctctgcctatcgCAAGGGGAAGGTCAGTGGGGGGGTGTTGCGTTTAATTTCAAAGTGTGCCAATATGTTCCATGGTTGGTGTGTTGAGTTTTCAGATCGTCCCTATCCTATGACACGTTATCTGACTTACTACTGGGTCGACTGCATTTGCAACGGTCCATGTCACTGA
- the LOC115135291 gene encoding molybdenum cofactor sulfurase-like isoform X1 — MPLQEATEKESLNFYQLCTFESFEEVWSHYGYKSDFKDVIEREFSRTKGITYLDHAGTTLYPESLVREFYQDISRNVYADAVIHSNLQEQLRLHALHKGTSTDSSPRHLRYSNQRPVNYWSYALYLCQTQMCNPHSHNPSSRLTHDTVEHVRYRILQHFNTTPDKYSVIFTSGCTAALKLVAESFPWRPPTATEPASQFCYLTDNHTSVVGIRGVTSALGVVSLPVSPEEIEARARDVAQSECSSCQTPHLFCYPAQSNFSGRKYSLGYVRGIQARKLYPACDSQGRWFVLLDAASFASCSPLDLQEHPADFVPFSFYKMFGFPTGLGALLVRNDTAALLRKAYFGGGTAAAYLAGENYYVPTPNMANRFEDGTISFLNVIALNHSFDTLHKLTGGMDKVQLHTFGLARYTYMLLSSLCHGNGQPVAQIYSDSEFENPSTQGAILNFNLTDCHGQIVGYSQVDKLASLFNIHVRTGCFCNTGACQLFLGTTNQDVKSNLQAGHVCGDDVDLVDGRPTGSVRVSFGYMSTFRDCQNFLNFIVDCFVEKPVEVDQVKLERLKSNTSSRGSSQCLVTVLTNGEPKHIDNRTHASTDPVVNECGGKAITKEEKSQGKAQYLTNIYIYPIKSCAAFEVTDWPVCPLGLLHDRGWMVVNGNGVCLNQKREPGLCLIHPQIFLPSNTLLLQASGMDTISVPLENHNEPHQSHGVCQSKLCGDRVQTVDCGDEAASWLSEFLGQPCRLIRQSPDFIRNMKKGHEKGVSSTALSLVNEAQYLMINHASVDLLQRHITSRQESSDHQPLDIHELVSRFRANLVISGLEPFEEDDWSHLIIGNTHFQVAGRCGRCQMIGVDQNTGAKTKEPLLSLSAYRKGKVSGGVLRLISKCANMFHGWCVEFSDRPYPMTRYLTYYWVDCICNGPCH, encoded by the exons ATGCCACTGCAAGAGGCCACGGAGAAGGAGTCGTTGAATTTTTATCAACTGTGCACGTTTGAGAGCTTCGAGGAAGTTTGGAGTCATTACGGTTATAAAAGTGACTTCAAAGACGTAATAGAACGGGAGTTCTCAAGGACTAAAG GCATTACATACCTGGACCATGCTGGAACAACGCTATACCCTGAGTCACTGGTGAGAGAATTCTATCAGGATATCTCCAGGAATGTATATG cagatgctgttATCCATAGCAACTTGCAGGAGCAATTACGGTTACATGCCTTGcacaagggcacatcgacagattctTCACCTCGCCATCTCAgatattcaaaccagcgacctgtCAATTACTGGTCCTACGCTCTTTACCTCTGCCAAACTCAGATGT GCAACCCTCACAGCCATAACCCCAGCAGTAGACTGACGCATGACACAGTAGAGCATGTCAGATACAG GATATTGCAGCATTTTAACACCACTCCTGACAAATACTCTGTGATTTTCACCTCTGGCTGTACGGCAGCTCTCAAATTAGTCGCTGAGAGCTTTCCCTGGAGGCCTCCCACTGCTAcggagccagccagtcagttctGCTATCTGACTGATAACCATACCTCGGTGGTCGGCATCAGAGGAGTTACTTCAGCACTGGGAGTGgtttctctacctgtctcccccGAGGAGATAGAGGCCAGAGCCAGAGATGTAGCCCAGAGTGAATGCAGCAGTTGCCAGACACCACACCTCTTCTGTTATCCAGCACAGAGCAATTTCTCTGGCAGAAAGTACTCCCTGGGTTACGTGAGGGGCATCCAGGCGAGGAAGCTCTACCCAGCGTGTGACAGCCAGGGCCGGTGGTTTGTCCTGCTGGATGCTGCCTCTTTTGCcagctgctctcctctggatTTGCAGGAGCACCCAGCGGACTTTGTTCCCTTCTCCTTCTATAAGATGTTTGGCTTCCCCACAGGTTTAGGGGCTCTTCTGGTCCGGAATGACACAGCTGCCCTCCTAAGAAAAGCATACTTTGGTGGGGGTACAGCAGCGGCCTACCTAGCGGGGGAGAACTATTACGTGCCAACGCCAAATATGGCTAACCG GTTTGAAGATGGCACCATCTCTTTCCTGAACGTCATTGCTCTAAATCATAGTTTTGACACTCTACACAAACTCACAG GAGGCATGGACAAGGTCCAGCTGCATACATTTGGTTTAGCACGCTATACTTACATGTTGCTGTCTAGCCTTTGCCATGGCAACGGACAACCAGTTGCTCAGATATACTCCGACAGCGAGTTTGAGAACCCGAGCACGCAGGGAGCCATCCTCAACTTCAACTTGACGGACTGTCACGGACAAATAGTTGGATACTCTCAG GTGGACAAGCTGGCTAGTCTTTTCAATATCCATGTGCGGACAGGTTGCTTCTGCAACACCGGTGCCTGTCAGCTCTTCCTTGGCACCACCAATCAAGACGTGAAGAGCAACCTACAG GCGGGTCATGTCTGTGGAGACGACGTAGACCTGGTTGATGGTCGTCCAACAGGATCTGTACGCGTATCCTTCGGCTACATGTCAACCTTCCGGGACTGCCAAAACTTCTTGAACTTCATCGTGGACTGCTTTGTGGAGAAACCAGTCGAAGTGGACCAAGTGAAACTAGAAAGACTGAAATCGAACACCTCTTCTCGAGGTTCCAGTCAGTGTCTGGTTACTGTGCTTACCAATGGGGAACCTAAACACATAGACAATAGGACGCATGCCTCTACAGATCCAGTTGTGAACGAATGTGGAGGCAAGGCCATCACCAAGGAAGAAAAGAGCCAAGGGAAGGCCCAGTATCTGACTAATATCTACATATATCCAATCAAATCCTGTGCAGCGTTTGAG GTGACTGACTGGCCAGTGTGCCCTCTGGGACTGCTCCATGACCGGGGCTGGATGGTGGTGAATGGTAATGGAGTGTGTCTGAACCAAAAGAGAGAACCAGGCTTATGCCTCATTCATCCGCAGATCTTCCTGCCCTCGAACACACTGCTCCTGCAGGCCTCAG GAATGGACACAATTTCTGTCCCTTTGGAAAACCACAATGAGCCACACCAGAGTCATGGTGTGTGTCAAAGCAAGTTGTGTGGTGACAG GGTGCAAACAGTAGATTGTGGCGATGAAGCTGCATCATGGCTCTCAGAGTTCCTTGGACAGCCTTGTCGTCTGATAAGGCAAAGTCCTGATTTCATTCGCAACATGAAAAAGGGCCATGAAAAAG GGGTCTCGTCCACTGCCCTCTCCTTGGTGAATGAAGCCCAGTACTTAATGATCAACCATGCCAGTGTTGATTTGCTTCAGAGACACATCACCAGCAG ACAGGAATCCTCTGACCATCAGCCTCTTGACATCCATGAGCTTGTTAGTCGGTTTCGTGCCAATTTAGTCATCTCTGGATTGGAGCCATTTGAGGAAGATGATTGGTCACACTTGATTATTGGAAACACCCATTTCCAG GTGGCAGGTCGGTGTGGCAGATGCCAGATGATTGGGGTTGATCAGAACACAggagccaagaccaaagagcctcttctgtctctctctgcctatcgCAAGGGGAAGGTCAGTGGGGGGGTGTTGCGTTTAATTTCAAAGTGTGCCAATATGTTCCATGGTTGGTGTGTTGAGTTTTCAGATCGTCCCTATCCTATGACACGTTATCTGACTTACTACTGGGTCGACTGCATTTGCAACGGTCCATGTCACTGA
- the LOC115135291 gene encoding molybdenum cofactor sulfurase-like isoform X4: MPLQEATEKESLNFYQLCTFESFEEVWSHYGYKSDFKDVIEREFSRTKGITYLDHAGTTLYPESLVREFYQDISRNVYGNPHSHNPSSRLTHDTVEHVRYRILQHFNTTPDKYSVIFTSGCTAALKLVAESFPWRPPTATEPASQFCYLTDNHTSVVGIRGVTSALGVVSLPVSPEEIEARARDVAQSECSSCQTPHLFCYPAQSNFSGRKYSLGYVRGIQARKLYPACDSQGRWFVLLDAASFASCSPLDLQEHPADFVPFSFYKMFGFPTGLGALLVRNDTAALLRKAYFGGGTAAAYLAGENYYVPTPNMANRFEDGTISFLNVIALNHSFDTLHKLTGGMDKVQLHTFGLARYTYMLLSSLCHGNGQPVAQIYSDSEFENPSTQGAILNFNLTDCHGQIVGYSQVDKLASLFNIHVRTGCFCNTGACQLFLGTTNQDVKSNLQAGHVCGDDVDLVDGRPTGSVRVSFGYMSTFRDCQNFLNFIVDCFVEKPVEVDQVKLERLKSNTSSRGSSQCLVTVLTNGEPKHIDNRTHASTDPVVNECGGKAITKEEKSQGKAQYLTNIYIYPIKSCAAFEVTDWPVCPLGLLHDRGWMVVNGNGVCLNQKREPGLCLIHPQIFLPSNTLLLQASGMDTISVPLENHNEPHQSHGVCQSKLCGDRVQTVDCGDEAASWLSEFLGQPCRLIRQSPDFIRNMKKGHEKGVSSTALSLVNEAQYLMINHASVDLLQRHITSRQESSDHQPLDIHELVSRFRANLVISGLEPFEEDDWSHLIIGNTHFQVAGRCGRCQMIGVDQNTGAKTKEPLLSLSAYRKGKVSGGVLRLISKCANMFHGWCVEFSDRPYPMTRYLTYYWVDCICNGPCH, encoded by the exons ATGCCACTGCAAGAGGCCACGGAGAAGGAGTCGTTGAATTTTTATCAACTGTGCACGTTTGAGAGCTTCGAGGAAGTTTGGAGTCATTACGGTTATAAAAGTGACTTCAAAGACGTAATAGAACGGGAGTTCTCAAGGACTAAAG GCATTACATACCTGGACCATGCTGGAACAACGCTATACCCTGAGTCACTGGTGAGAGAATTCTATCAGGATATCTCCAGGAATGTATATG GCAACCCTCACAGCCATAACCCCAGCAGTAGACTGACGCATGACACAGTAGAGCATGTCAGATACAG GATATTGCAGCATTTTAACACCACTCCTGACAAATACTCTGTGATTTTCACCTCTGGCTGTACGGCAGCTCTCAAATTAGTCGCTGAGAGCTTTCCCTGGAGGCCTCCCACTGCTAcggagccagccagtcagttctGCTATCTGACTGATAACCATACCTCGGTGGTCGGCATCAGAGGAGTTACTTCAGCACTGGGAGTGgtttctctacctgtctcccccGAGGAGATAGAGGCCAGAGCCAGAGATGTAGCCCAGAGTGAATGCAGCAGTTGCCAGACACCACACCTCTTCTGTTATCCAGCACAGAGCAATTTCTCTGGCAGAAAGTACTCCCTGGGTTACGTGAGGGGCATCCAGGCGAGGAAGCTCTACCCAGCGTGTGACAGCCAGGGCCGGTGGTTTGTCCTGCTGGATGCTGCCTCTTTTGCcagctgctctcctctggatTTGCAGGAGCACCCAGCGGACTTTGTTCCCTTCTCCTTCTATAAGATGTTTGGCTTCCCCACAGGTTTAGGGGCTCTTCTGGTCCGGAATGACACAGCTGCCCTCCTAAGAAAAGCATACTTTGGTGGGGGTACAGCAGCGGCCTACCTAGCGGGGGAGAACTATTACGTGCCAACGCCAAATATGGCTAACCG GTTTGAAGATGGCACCATCTCTTTCCTGAACGTCATTGCTCTAAATCATAGTTTTGACACTCTACACAAACTCACAG GAGGCATGGACAAGGTCCAGCTGCATACATTTGGTTTAGCACGCTATACTTACATGTTGCTGTCTAGCCTTTGCCATGGCAACGGACAACCAGTTGCTCAGATATACTCCGACAGCGAGTTTGAGAACCCGAGCACGCAGGGAGCCATCCTCAACTTCAACTTGACGGACTGTCACGGACAAATAGTTGGATACTCTCAG GTGGACAAGCTGGCTAGTCTTTTCAATATCCATGTGCGGACAGGTTGCTTCTGCAACACCGGTGCCTGTCAGCTCTTCCTTGGCACCACCAATCAAGACGTGAAGAGCAACCTACAG GCGGGTCATGTCTGTGGAGACGACGTAGACCTGGTTGATGGTCGTCCAACAGGATCTGTACGCGTATCCTTCGGCTACATGTCAACCTTCCGGGACTGCCAAAACTTCTTGAACTTCATCGTGGACTGCTTTGTGGAGAAACCAGTCGAAGTGGACCAAGTGAAACTAGAAAGACTGAAATCGAACACCTCTTCTCGAGGTTCCAGTCAGTGTCTGGTTACTGTGCTTACCAATGGGGAACCTAAACACATAGACAATAGGACGCATGCCTCTACAGATCCAGTTGTGAACGAATGTGGAGGCAAGGCCATCACCAAGGAAGAAAAGAGCCAAGGGAAGGCCCAGTATCTGACTAATATCTACATATATCCAATCAAATCCTGTGCAGCGTTTGAG GTGACTGACTGGCCAGTGTGCCCTCTGGGACTGCTCCATGACCGGGGCTGGATGGTGGTGAATGGTAATGGAGTGTGTCTGAACCAAAAGAGAGAACCAGGCTTATGCCTCATTCATCCGCAGATCTTCCTGCCCTCGAACACACTGCTCCTGCAGGCCTCAG GAATGGACACAATTTCTGTCCCTTTGGAAAACCACAATGAGCCACACCAGAGTCATGGTGTGTGTCAAAGCAAGTTGTGTGGTGACAG GGTGCAAACAGTAGATTGTGGCGATGAAGCTGCATCATGGCTCTCAGAGTTCCTTGGACAGCCTTGTCGTCTGATAAGGCAAAGTCCTGATTTCATTCGCAACATGAAAAAGGGCCATGAAAAAG GGGTCTCGTCCACTGCCCTCTCCTTGGTGAATGAAGCCCAGTACTTAATGATCAACCATGCCAGTGTTGATTTGCTTCAGAGACACATCACCAGCAG ACAGGAATCCTCTGACCATCAGCCTCTTGACATCCATGAGCTTGTTAGTCGGTTTCGTGCCAATTTAGTCATCTCTGGATTGGAGCCATTTGAGGAAGATGATTGGTCACACTTGATTATTGGAAACACCCATTTCCAG GTGGCAGGTCGGTGTGGCAGATGCCAGATGATTGGGGTTGATCAGAACACAggagccaagaccaaagagcctcttctgtctctctctgcctatcgCAAGGGGAAGGTCAGTGGGGGGGTGTTGCGTTTAATTTCAAAGTGTGCCAATATGTTCCATGGTTGGTGTGTTGAGTTTTCAGATCGTCCCTATCCTATGACACGTTATCTGACTTACTACTGGGTCGACTGCATTTGCAACGGTCCATGTCACTGA
- the LOC115135291 gene encoding molybdenum cofactor sulfurase-like isoform X3, producing MPLQEATEKESLNFYQLCTFESFEEVWSHYGYKSDFKDVIEREFSRTKGITYLDHAGTTLYPESLVREFYQDISRNVYADAVIHSNLQEQLRLHALHKGTSTDSSPRHLRYSNQRPVNYWSYALYLCQTQMCNPHSHNPSSRLTHDTVEHVRYRILQHFNTTPDKYSVIFTSGCTAALKLVAESFPWRPPTATEPASQFCYLTDNHTSVVGIRGVTSALGVVSLPVSPEEIEARARDVAQSECSSCQTPHLFCYPAQSNFSGRKYSLGYVRGIQARKLYPACDSQGRWFVLLDAASFASCSPLDLQEHPADFVPFSFYKMFGFPTGLGALLVRNDTAALLRKAYFGGGTAAAYLAGENYYVPTPNMANRFEDGTISFLNVIALNHSFDTLHKLTGGMDKVQLHTFGLARYTYMLLSSLCHGNGQPVAQIYSDSEFENPSTQGAILNFNLTDCHGQIVGYSQVDKLASLFNIHVRTGCFCNTGACQLFLGTTNQDVKSNLQAGHVCGDDVDLVDGRPTGSVRVSFGYMSTFRDCQNFLNFIVDCFVEKPVEVDQVKLERLKSNTSSRGSSQCLVTVLTNGEPKHIDNRTHASTDPVVNECGGKAITKEEKSQGKAQYLTNIYIYPIKSCAAFEVTDWPVCPLGLLHDRGWMVVNGNGVCLNQKREPGLCLIHPQIFLPSNTLLLQASGMDTISVPLENHNEPHQSHGVCQSKLCGDRVQTVDCGDEAASWLSEFLGQPCRLIRQSPDFIRNMKKGHEKGVSSTALSLVNEAQYLMINHASVDLLQRHITSRQESSDHQPLDIHELVSRFRANLVISGLEPFEEDDWSHLIIGNTHFQVAGRCGRCQMIGVDQNTGAKTKEPLLSLSAYRKGKVTFGVYLVHQSLDGSNATLSVGAPVMSQWSG from the exons ATGCCACTGCAAGAGGCCACGGAGAAGGAGTCGTTGAATTTTTATCAACTGTGCACGTTTGAGAGCTTCGAGGAAGTTTGGAGTCATTACGGTTATAAAAGTGACTTCAAAGACGTAATAGAACGGGAGTTCTCAAGGACTAAAG GCATTACATACCTGGACCATGCTGGAACAACGCTATACCCTGAGTCACTGGTGAGAGAATTCTATCAGGATATCTCCAGGAATGTATATG cagatgctgttATCCATAGCAACTTGCAGGAGCAATTACGGTTACATGCCTTGcacaagggcacatcgacagattctTCACCTCGCCATCTCAgatattcaaaccagcgacctgtCAATTACTGGTCCTACGCTCTTTACCTCTGCCAAACTCAGATGT GCAACCCTCACAGCCATAACCCCAGCAGTAGACTGACGCATGACACAGTAGAGCATGTCAGATACAG GATATTGCAGCATTTTAACACCACTCCTGACAAATACTCTGTGATTTTCACCTCTGGCTGTACGGCAGCTCTCAAATTAGTCGCTGAGAGCTTTCCCTGGAGGCCTCCCACTGCTAcggagccagccagtcagttctGCTATCTGACTGATAACCATACCTCGGTGGTCGGCATCAGAGGAGTTACTTCAGCACTGGGAGTGgtttctctacctgtctcccccGAGGAGATAGAGGCCAGAGCCAGAGATGTAGCCCAGAGTGAATGCAGCAGTTGCCAGACACCACACCTCTTCTGTTATCCAGCACAGAGCAATTTCTCTGGCAGAAAGTACTCCCTGGGTTACGTGAGGGGCATCCAGGCGAGGAAGCTCTACCCAGCGTGTGACAGCCAGGGCCGGTGGTTTGTCCTGCTGGATGCTGCCTCTTTTGCcagctgctctcctctggatTTGCAGGAGCACCCAGCGGACTTTGTTCCCTTCTCCTTCTATAAGATGTTTGGCTTCCCCACAGGTTTAGGGGCTCTTCTGGTCCGGAATGACACAGCTGCCCTCCTAAGAAAAGCATACTTTGGTGGGGGTACAGCAGCGGCCTACCTAGCGGGGGAGAACTATTACGTGCCAACGCCAAATATGGCTAACCG GTTTGAAGATGGCACCATCTCTTTCCTGAACGTCATTGCTCTAAATCATAGTTTTGACACTCTACACAAACTCACAG GAGGCATGGACAAGGTCCAGCTGCATACATTTGGTTTAGCACGCTATACTTACATGTTGCTGTCTAGCCTTTGCCATGGCAACGGACAACCAGTTGCTCAGATATACTCCGACAGCGAGTTTGAGAACCCGAGCACGCAGGGAGCCATCCTCAACTTCAACTTGACGGACTGTCACGGACAAATAGTTGGATACTCTCAG GTGGACAAGCTGGCTAGTCTTTTCAATATCCATGTGCGGACAGGTTGCTTCTGCAACACCGGTGCCTGTCAGCTCTTCCTTGGCACCACCAATCAAGACGTGAAGAGCAACCTACAG GCGGGTCATGTCTGTGGAGACGACGTAGACCTGGTTGATGGTCGTCCAACAGGATCTGTACGCGTATCCTTCGGCTACATGTCAACCTTCCGGGACTGCCAAAACTTCTTGAACTTCATCGTGGACTGCTTTGTGGAGAAACCAGTCGAAGTGGACCAAGTGAAACTAGAAAGACTGAAATCGAACACCTCTTCTCGAGGTTCCAGTCAGTGTCTGGTTACTGTGCTTACCAATGGGGAACCTAAACACATAGACAATAGGACGCATGCCTCTACAGATCCAGTTGTGAACGAATGTGGAGGCAAGGCCATCACCAAGGAAGAAAAGAGCCAAGGGAAGGCCCAGTATCTGACTAATATCTACATATATCCAATCAAATCCTGTGCAGCGTTTGAG GTGACTGACTGGCCAGTGTGCCCTCTGGGACTGCTCCATGACCGGGGCTGGATGGTGGTGAATGGTAATGGAGTGTGTCTGAACCAAAAGAGAGAACCAGGCTTATGCCTCATTCATCCGCAGATCTTCCTGCCCTCGAACACACTGCTCCTGCAGGCCTCAG GAATGGACACAATTTCTGTCCCTTTGGAAAACCACAATGAGCCACACCAGAGTCATGGTGTGTGTCAAAGCAAGTTGTGTGGTGACAG GGTGCAAACAGTAGATTGTGGCGATGAAGCTGCATCATGGCTCTCAGAGTTCCTTGGACAGCCTTGTCGTCTGATAAGGCAAAGTCCTGATTTCATTCGCAACATGAAAAAGGGCCATGAAAAAG GGGTCTCGTCCACTGCCCTCTCCTTGGTGAATGAAGCCCAGTACTTAATGATCAACCATGCCAGTGTTGATTTGCTTCAGAGACACATCACCAGCAG ACAGGAATCCTCTGACCATCAGCCTCTTGACATCCATGAGCTTGTTAGTCGGTTTCGTGCCAATTTAGTCATCTCTGGATTGGAGCCATTTGAGGAAGATGATTGGTCACACTTGATTATTGGAAACACCCATTTCCAG GTGGCAGGTCGGTGTGGCAGATGCCAGATGATTGGGGTTGATCAGAACACAggagccaagaccaaagagcctcttctgtctctctctgcctatcgCAAGGGGAAG GTGACCTTTGGTGTGTACCTTGTCCACCAATCACTGGATGGCTCCAATGCAACCCTATCTGTTGGCGCTCCTGTAATGTCTCAATGGTCAGGATAA